A genomic window from Syntrophobacterales bacterium includes:
- a CDS encoding formyltransferase, translated as MKAVVFAYHNMGIAGLDALERAGLEIPLIFSHADDPAENCWFGSVREWGEKRGIPVECPMDIREERWTKQIAALAPEMIFSFYCRFMLPDEILAIPTRGAYNLHGSLLPKYRGRAPVNWVLVNGEKQTAVTLHHLAHKPDAGDIVGQRVVPIAFEDTALTLFGKLCAAAGGLLDELLPLMKSGKAPRVQQDLALGSYFGGRRPDDGRICWDWPAERIYNLIRAVTDPYPGAFCEMPDGSRLMAWWGMPAGDKAAGENSKREAPGTIKIEDKTVIVQTGEGKIRLLDVQCEGARMTGDALYNFFKNREGIKLS; from the coding sequence ATGAAAGCAGTGGTCTTTGCCTATCATAACATGGGGATAGCAGGGCTTGACGCCCTGGAAAGAGCCGGGTTGGAAATCCCCCTGATTTTTTCCCACGCAGACGATCCGGCGGAGAACTGCTGGTTTGGCTCGGTCCGGGAGTGGGGGGAAAAACGGGGCATACCGGTGGAATGTCCCATGGATATCCGCGAGGAGAGATGGACGAAGCAAATTGCCGCGCTTGCTCCGGAGATGATCTTTTCCTTTTACTGCCGGTTTATGCTCCCCGACGAAATTCTCGCAATTCCCACCCGGGGGGCGTATAACCTCCACGGCTCCTTGCTCCCCAAGTATCGCGGCCGGGCGCCGGTGAACTGGGTGCTGGTCAATGGCGAGAAGCAGACGGCAGTTACGCTGCACCATCTTGCGCATAAACCCGATGCCGGCGATATCGTGGGTCAGCGGGTTGTGCCGATCGCGTTTGAGGACACGGCGCTTACCCTCTTCGGAAAATTGTGCGCAGCCGCAGGCGGGCTTCTGGACGAGCTGCTGCCCTTGATGAAAAGCGGCAAGGCACCCCGCGTCCAGCAAGACCTGGCCCTGGGGAGTTACTTTGGCGGCCGGCGGCCGGACGATGGCCGTATCTGCTGGGACTGGCCGGCAGAGCGAATTTACAACCTGATTCGGGCGGTGACCGACCCCTATCCGGGCGCGTTCTGTGAAATGCCGGATGGTTCCAGACTGATGGCATGGTGGGGTATGCCCGCAGGCGATAAGGCGGCAGGAGAGAATAGTAAACGGGAAGCTCCCGGAACAATTAAGATTGAGGACAAAACGGTGATCGTGCAGACAGGGGAGGGGAAAATCCGTCTTTTGGATGTTCAGTGTGAAGGAGCAAGAATGACCGGAGACGCGCTTTATAACTTTTTTAAAAACAGGGAAGGAATAAAACTATCATGA
- a CDS encoding bifunctional UDP-4-keto-pentose/UDP-xylose synthase, translating into MKVLILGVNGFIGHHLTQRILDETDWSVYGMDLSDDRLGKNLQNPRFHFIEGDIAINREWIEYHIKKCDVVLPLVAIATPKLYVEDPIGVFNLDFEMNLNIVKQCVKYHKRVLFPSTSEVYGACPDREFKEDESYLVVGPIQKERWIYSCSKQLLDRVIYAYGTRGQVEFTLFRPFNWIGPRLDSLYAAKEGSSRVVTQFIAELMLKRPISLVDGGNQKRCFTYIDDGISALVKIIANKDDACKSEIINIGSPQNECSVRELAHKLKELFMEHPRHRDDKTYSEIIEVSSQDFYGKGYQDIITRTPSIEKARRLLDWTPRINLDDSLRMTLYAFLEENEK; encoded by the coding sequence ATGAAGGTATTGATTTTAGGGGTAAACGGATTTATCGGGCACCATCTGACGCAGCGCATCCTCGACGAGACGGACTGGAGCGTTTATGGGATGGACCTCTCCGACGACCGTCTGGGAAAGAACCTGCAAAATCCGCGGTTTCATTTCATCGAGGGGGATATTGCGATTAACCGGGAGTGGATCGAGTACCACATCAAAAAATGCGACGTCGTGCTGCCGCTGGTTGCGATCGCCACGCCAAAACTGTACGTTGAGGACCCAATCGGGGTTTTCAATCTCGATTTCGAGATGAACCTCAATATCGTCAAACAGTGCGTAAAGTATCATAAAAGGGTGCTTTTTCCTTCCACCTCGGAGGTTTACGGCGCCTGCCCCGATCGGGAATTCAAGGAGGATGAAAGCTACCTCGTGGTCGGCCCGATACAAAAAGAGCGCTGGATTTACTCCTGCTCGAAGCAACTCTTGGACCGGGTTATCTACGCGTACGGCACAAGGGGACAGGTTGAATTTACCCTTTTTCGCCCCTTCAACTGGATTGGCCCCCGCCTCGATTCCCTTTACGCCGCGAAGGAGGGGAGTTCCCGGGTAGTGACGCAGTTTATTGCGGAGTTGATGCTGAAGCGGCCGATCTCCCTTGTGGATGGCGGCAATCAGAAGCGCTGCTTCACTTACATAGACGATGGCATCTCCGCCCTGGTGAAGATCATCGCCAACAAGGACGATGCCTGCAAAAGCGAGATCATCAACATCGGCAGTCCGCAAAATGAATGCTCTGTGCGGGAGCTGGCCCACAAGCTGAAGGAACTTTTTATGGAACATCCGAGACATCGTGACGACAAAACATATTCGGAAATCATTGAAGTGTCTTCACAGGATTTTTATGGGAAGGGATATCAGGACATAATCACCCGTACCCCAAGCATAGAAAAGGCGCGCCGGCTTTTAGACTGGACACCTCGGATAAATCTGGATGATTCACTGCGGATGACTTTGTATGCGTTTCTTGAAGAAAATGAAAAATAA
- a CDS encoding N-acetyltransferase: MNIIHNEAECRFEYRSGDALAVCDYQVAGDVWTFTHTFVPDSMRDQGVAAALAEAALTHAQALNVKVVPSCSYIDSYIKRSPKFDALIKGDAGKKVNNDGIISK, translated from the coding sequence ATGAATATTATTCACAACGAAGCGGAGTGCAGGTTTGAGTACAGAAGTGGCGACGCTCTGGCAGTCTGTGACTACCAAGTGGCAGGTGACGTTTGGACGTTTACTCACACCTTTGTGCCGGACTCAATGCGGGACCAGGGCGTCGCCGCTGCGCTGGCGGAGGCTGCCTTAACGCATGCACAAGCGCTGAATGTCAAAGTTGTACCGTCATGCAGCTATATCGATTCCTATATCAAGCGCTCTCCGAAATTTGACGCTCTAATTAAGGGGGACGCTGGTAAAAAAGTAAATAATGACGGAATAATATCTAAATGA
- a CDS encoding polysaccharide deacetylase family protein, producing the protein MSGILGLKIDVDTYQGMKEGVPCLLDILRKNNLPATFYLSIGPDASGRAVLQLLRNPRFLKKMIRTRAASLYGFKTALYGTLLPSPMIALSFPEIVRRIKAEGHEVQFHAWDHRRWQDELFTKSEAWIREWFRRGLAGFESLAGEKPQSFGAPAWLIDDRVLAIVGEFGFEYLSCTRARAPFIHEGINLVEIPSDIPCFEEVGMAEGTQKILSALVPGGMHVLPVHAEVEGGIMADNFIVLLEAIKKLDYRFVRLGEMIPLLNRAELPRRRFRLELLPGRSVKCAV; encoded by the coding sequence TTGTCCGGCATACTGGGTCTGAAAATCGATGTCGATACTTATCAGGGGATGAAGGAAGGGGTGCCTTGTCTTCTCGATATATTGAGAAAAAACAACCTGCCGGCGACTTTTTACTTAAGCATCGGCCCGGATGCCTCAGGTCGGGCCGTTCTGCAGCTTCTGAGAAACCCCCGTTTTTTGAAGAAAATGATCCGGACGCGCGCGGCGAGCCTTTACGGATTCAAGACCGCCCTCTACGGAACGCTGCTGCCATCGCCAATGATTGCCCTTTCTTTTCCCGAGATCGTCCGGCGGATAAAGGCGGAAGGGCACGAGGTGCAGTTTCATGCCTGGGATCACCGGCGCTGGCAGGATGAGCTCTTCACGAAATCCGAAGCGTGGATAAGGGAGTGGTTCAGGCGCGGCCTTGCCGGCTTTGAAAGTTTGGCCGGAGAAAAACCGCAGTCATTCGGCGCCCCGGCCTGGCTGATCGATGACCGCGTGCTTGCAATCGTCGGAGAATTTGGGTTTGAGTATCTAAGTTGCACCAGGGCGCGGGCGCCGTTTATCCACGAAGGGATAAATCTGGTTGAAATTCCGTCCGATATCCCCTGTTTCGAGGAGGTGGGGATGGCGGAGGGGACGCAAAAAATTCTGTCCGCATTGGTCCCGGGAGGAATGCATGTTCTTCCCGTCCATGCCGAGGTCGAAGGCGGGATCATGGCCGATAATTTTATCGTCCTGCTGGAAGCAATAAAAAAGCTGGATTATCGCTTCGTCCGACTCGGCGAAATGATTCCGCTGCTGAATCGCGCTGAGCTTCCCCGCCGCCGGTTTCGCCTTGAACTGCTGCCGGGCCGCTCGGTTAAATGCGCCGTCTGA
- a CDS encoding glycosyltransferase, with protein sequence MISLVVPVYNEEENLPELMKRIRPVMAALDRRWEIILVDDGSRDRSLALLKEFTVYPEVRVVELTRNYGQHAAILAGFSVVNGEIIITLDADLQNPPEEIPRLIAAMEEDGLDVVGTIRKQRKDSLFRIIPSRIVNIVARKITGVHMTDWGCMLRAYRRTVVERMISCHEHATFIPALATHFGKRVEEIEVAHEERHGGKSNYPLRKLISLQFDLVASFSELPIKLIMYGGVLLAILGVLFGLFLVAARLIYGALWAAQGVFTLFAIMFVFVGLQFFALGILGEYIGRIYREVRKRPEYVIEKVYGGPVAKAEEKA encoded by the coding sequence ATGATATCATTAGTAGTTCCTGTTTATAACGAAGAGGAGAATCTGCCGGAGCTGATGAAGCGGATCCGCCCGGTGATGGCGGCTTTGGACAGGCGATGGGAGATAATCCTGGTCGATGACGGCAGCCGGGATCGGTCGCTTGCACTCCTGAAGGAATTTACCGTTTATCCCGAGGTGCGGGTTGTCGAACTAACCAGAAATTATGGGCAGCACGCGGCGATTCTGGCGGGTTTTTCGGTTGTCAACGGTGAGATAATCATTACCCTGGATGCGGATCTCCAGAATCCGCCCGAGGAGATCCCCCGTCTTATCGCCGCAATGGAAGAGGACGGGCTCGACGTGGTCGGGACGATCAGGAAACAGAGAAAAGACTCCCTCTTCCGGATCATTCCTTCCCGGATAGTCAATATCGTTGCCCGGAAGATCACCGGCGTCCACATGACCGACTGGGGGTGCATGCTGCGGGCCTACCGCCGGACGGTTGTCGAGCGGATGATTTCCTGCCATGAACACGCCACCTTCATCCCGGCTTTGGCGACCCATTTCGGGAAGCGCGTAGAGGAGATAGAGGTTGCCCACGAGGAGCGGCATGGGGGAAAGTCAAACTATCCGCTGAGAAAACTGATCAGTTTGCAGTTCGATCTGGTAGCCTCTTTTTCCGAATTGCCGATCAAGCTTATCATGTACGGGGGCGTTCTGCTTGCCATCCTCGGCGTGCTGTTTGGCCTTTTTCTGGTCGCGGCCCGGCTTATCTATGGCGCCCTCTGGGCAGCGCAGGGCGTCTTCACGCTCTTCGCCATCATGTTTGTCTTTGTCGGACTCCAGTTTTTTGCGCTCGGCATTCTGGGAGAATATATCGGCCGGATCTACCGGGAGGTTCGCAAACGGCCGGAATATGTGATCGAAAAGGTTTATGGCGGCCCAGTTGCAAAGGCGGAAGAAAAAGCATGA
- a CDS encoding secondary thiamine-phosphate synthase enzyme YjbQ: protein MKSYRKELWFNIPARRGFVNITEQVEQCLEASGVTEGLILVNAMHITASVFINDDESGLHQDYEDWLEKLAPHEPVSQYRHNRTGEDNGDAHLKRQVMGREVVVAITGGKLDFGPWEKIFYGEFDGRRRKRVLVKIIGE, encoded by the coding sequence ATGAAATCTTACCGGAAAGAATTATGGTTCAACATCCCTGCCCGCAGAGGGTTTGTCAACATTACGGAACAGGTGGAACAGTGCCTGGAGGCAAGCGGCGTAACGGAGGGTTTGATTCTTGTGAACGCCATGCATATCACAGCCTCGGTCTTCATAAACGACGACGAATCCGGCCTGCATCAAGACTATGAGGATTGGCTCGAAAAGCTCGCCCCGCATGAACCTGTTTCCCAATACCGGCACAATCGGACCGGAGAAGACAACGGGGACGCTCATTTGAAAAGACAGGTTATGGGACGGGAAGTGGTTGTCGCCATCACCGGGGGCAAGCTGGACTTCGGCCCCTGGGAAAAGATTTTCTATGGCGAGTTTGACGGCAGGAGGCGCAAAAGGGTTCTGGTCAAGATAATCGGAGAATAA